One Candidatus Edwardsbacteria bacterium genomic window carries:
- a CDS encoding substrate-binding domain-containing protein, with the protein MKRFTTLALSLLLVLSLLAPAALAKDKPKLVLATTTSTMDSGLLDFLVTVFEKENRCKVQIIAVGTGAAIRYGKDGNADIVMVHDPAAEEVVVKEGFFVERKYLMYNDFVIVGPVEDPAGIKGLASATEALKKIEASQSVFVSRADQSGTHKKEERVWAAAGIVPKGSWYLQAGAGMEAILRIANEKRAYSLTDRGTYLAHQKEYELPILNEGDKELFNPYHIMLVAPAKYPFVNYSLAKKFSDFLTSERGQKLIAEYGVDKYGQPLFYPAVEKK; encoded by the coding sequence ATGAAGAGGTTCACCACCCTGGCGCTTTCCCTGCTTCTGGTGCTTTCCCTGCTGGCCCCGGCGGCCCTGGCCAAGGACAAGCCCAAGCTGGTCCTGGCCACCACCACCAGCACCATGGATTCGGGACTGCTGGATTTCCTGGTTACCGTCTTCGAAAAGGAGAACCGATGCAAGGTGCAGATCATTGCGGTGGGCACCGGCGCCGCCATCCGCTACGGCAAGGACGGCAACGCCGACATCGTGATGGTCCACGACCCGGCGGCCGAAGAAGTGGTGGTCAAGGAAGGGTTTTTTGTGGAGCGGAAATACCTGATGTACAATGATTTTGTCATCGTGGGACCGGTCGAGGATCCGGCCGGCATCAAGGGTCTGGCCTCGGCCACCGAAGCGCTGAAGAAGATAGAGGCTTCGCAGTCTGTTTTCGTCTCCCGGGCCGACCAGTCCGGCACCCACAAAAAAGAGGAGAGGGTTTGGGCAGCAGCCGGCATTGTCCCAAAGGGCTCCTGGTATCTGCAAGCCGGGGCCGGGATGGAGGCCATCCTGCGCATCGCCAACGAAAAGCGGGCCTACAGCCTGACCGACCGCGGCACCTATTTGGCCCACCAGAAGGAATATGAACTGCCGATCCTGAACGAGGGGGACAAGGAACTATTCAACCCCTATCACATCATGCTGGTGGCCCCGGCCAAGTACCCGTTCGTCAATTATTCCCTGGCCAAAAAGTTCTCGGACTTCCTGACCTCGGAGCGCGGCCAGAAGCTGATCGCCGAGTATGGCGTGGACAAGTACGGCCAGCCCCTGTTCTACCCGGCGGTGGAGAAGAAATAG
- the pruA gene encoding L-glutamate gamma-semialdehyde dehydrogenase: MNNAVFNTALPGNEPIYGYLKGSPERATLEKELERQSSIIVDIPAIINGREVRTGKTKDVVMPCDHGHVLAKYHQVGPEEVKLAIQAACQAKENWMTMSWVERTAITLKAAKLIADKYRNLINASTMLGQGKNVFQAEIDSVGETIDFLRFNAYFISKIYGEQPLSTPEQMNRVEFRPLEGFVFTITPFNFTAIGSNLNMAPVLMGNTTIWKPATTSLLSNYYLMQVFKEAGLPDGVINFLPGSGAVISGVALKSKELAGIHFTGSNTTFNSLWKGVSDNLGTYKSYPKLVGETGGKDFIFVHNSSDPTQVAAAFVRGAFEYQGQKCSACSRGYVPKSLWPEVKDRMQGMLKRIKLGDVRDFNCFVNAVIDERSFDSIMGYVAKAKSSSNAKIIAGGEGDKSKGYFIQPTVIETSDPHFVTMEEEIFGPVLTIYVYEDDQFEETLKICDSTSPYALTGAIFARERSAIVTACQALRYAAGNFYYNDKCSGAMVGLQPFGGARASGTNDKAGGVYNLLRWISPRTIKENYLPPVDFPYPYMEK, from the coding sequence ATGAACAACGCGGTATTCAACACGGCCCTGCCCGGCAATGAACCAATTTACGGTTACCTGAAAGGCTCGCCCGAAAGGGCCACCCTGGAAAAGGAACTGGAACGGCAGTCCTCCATAATCGTGGACATTCCGGCCATCATCAACGGGCGAGAGGTCCGCACCGGAAAGACCAAAGACGTGGTGATGCCCTGCGACCACGGCCATGTACTGGCCAAATACCATCAGGTGGGGCCGGAGGAGGTCAAGCTGGCCATCCAGGCGGCCTGTCAGGCCAAGGAAAACTGGATGACCATGTCCTGGGTGGAGCGCACCGCCATCACCTTGAAGGCCGCCAAACTGATCGCCGACAAATACCGCAATCTGATCAACGCCTCCACCATGCTGGGGCAGGGCAAGAACGTATTTCAGGCGGAGATAGACTCGGTGGGCGAGACCATTGATTTTCTTCGGTTCAACGCCTATTTCATCTCCAAGATCTACGGGGAACAGCCGCTTTCCACTCCGGAGCAGATGAACCGGGTGGAATTCCGGCCGCTGGAGGGGTTCGTCTTCACCATCACGCCGTTCAATTTTACCGCCATCGGCTCCAACCTGAACATGGCCCCGGTGCTGATGGGCAACACCACCATCTGGAAGCCGGCCACCACCTCGCTGCTCTCGAACTATTACCTGATGCAGGTCTTTAAGGAGGCCGGCCTGCCCGACGGGGTGATCAACTTCCTGCCCGGCTCGGGCGCGGTCATCAGCGGAGTGGCCCTGAAATCCAAGGAACTGGCCGGGATCCACTTCACGGGGTCCAACACCACCTTCAACAGCCTGTGGAAAGGCGTCTCGGACAACCTGGGAACCTACAAATCATACCCCAAATTAGTGGGGGAGACCGGCGGCAAGGATTTTATCTTCGTCCACAATTCCTCCGATCCCACCCAGGTGGCCGCGGCTTTTGTCCGGGGAGCTTTTGAATACCAGGGGCAGAAATGCTCGGCCTGCTCCCGGGGCTATGTTCCAAAATCATTGTGGCCCGAGGTCAAAGACAGGATGCAGGGCATGCTGAAGCGCATCAAGCTGGGCGATGTCAGGGATTTCAACTGTTTTGTCAATGCGGTGATAGACGAAAGATCGTTTGACTCCATCATGGGCTATGTGGCCAAGGCCAAATCTAGTTCCAATGCCAAAATCATCGCCGGCGGGGAAGGCGACAAGAGCAAGGGATATTTTATCCAGCCCACCGTGATAGAAACTTCCGATCCGCATTTTGTGACCATGGAGGAGGAGATCTTCGGGCCGGTGCTGACCATCTATGTCTACGAAGATGACCAGTTCGAGGAGACCCTGAAGATCTGCGACAGCACCTCGCCCTACGCCCTGACCGGGGCCATCTTCGCCCGGGAGCGCTCGGCCATCGTCACGGCCTGCCAGGCACTGCGCTATGCCGCCGGGAACTTCTACTACAACGACAAGTGTTCCGGGGCCATGGTGGGATTGCAGCCGTTCGGCGGCGCCCGGGCCTCCGGCACCAACGACAAGGCCGGCGGGGTCTACAATCTTTTGCGCTGGATCTCGCCCCGGACCATCAAGGAGAACTACCTGCCCCCGGTAGATTTTCCCTACCCATACATGGAAAAATGA
- a CDS encoding SDR family oxidoreductase, whose product MQDLKNKIVLITGASSGIGQASAVELAKHGAKLILAARRKERLEELKFQLEKEYQVKVYLIILDVRNQKDVQKAVDGLPAEWANIDILLNNAGLSRGLEKIQEGVIQNWEEMIDTNIKGLLYVTRAVMPGMVKRNSGHIVNIGSIAGHEVYPGGNVYNATKFAVKALNKAMRLDVFGTNIRVTSIDPGMAETEFSLVRFHGDSERAAKVYQGVRPLTARDIAQAVVWSCSRPPHVNIEQMIITATDQAAAAMVNRKQ is encoded by the coding sequence ATGCAGGATTTAAAGAATAAGATAGTTTTGATCACCGGGGCCTCCAGCGGGATCGGGCAGGCCTCCGCGGTGGAGTTAGCCAAGCATGGCGCCAAACTGATCCTGGCCGCCCGGCGCAAGGAACGGCTGGAGGAGCTGAAGTTCCAGCTGGAAAAGGAATACCAGGTCAAGGTTTATCTGATAATCCTTGATGTGCGAAACCAGAAGGATGTGCAAAAGGCTGTGGACGGACTGCCGGCGGAATGGGCCAACATCGACATTCTGCTGAACAACGCCGGGCTGTCCCGGGGGCTGGAGAAGATCCAGGAAGGGGTCATCCAGAACTGGGAAGAGATGATAGACACCAACATCAAGGGCCTGCTCTATGTCACCCGGGCGGTGATGCCGGGCATGGTAAAGCGGAACTCCGGGCATATCGTCAACATCGGCTCCATCGCCGGGCACGAGGTCTACCCCGGAGGGAACGTCTACAACGCCACCAAGTTCGCGGTGAAGGCTCTGAACAAGGCCATGCGGCTGGATGTCTTCGGCACCAATATCCGGGTAACCAGCATCGATCCCGGCATGGCAGAGACGGAATTCTCCCTGGTGCGTTTTCATGGGGACTCCGAGCGGGCCGCAAAAGTGTACCAGGGGGTGAGACCGCTGACGGCTCGGGATATCGCCCAGGCGGTGGTCTGGTCCTGCTCCCGGCCGCCGCATGTCAACATAGAGCAGATGATAATCACTGCCACCGACCAAGCTGCCGCGGCCATGGTGAACCGGAAACAGTAA
- a CDS encoding substrate-binding domain-containing protein — MKKIALIGIIILSLSSLVLAGQTLIVASTMSPYDTGLYTDLLPKFEQQNDCKIMLYSLPTGKALGLLQSGAADVAIVHDRKAEDAVLLAGFGTEAWDLMYNDFVLAGPLDNPAGIDSSMPDVKAALSKVRDSKTRFYSRSDMSGTHQKEMALWQSAGIDPIDSEWYSETGLGTVKVLTKANKDGAYTLADRATWLTYSKDYPNLKIVCQRDQLMLNYIRIITGSPAKYPHINYDLAVKFVKFMLSPEVQEMIRVSGVDKFGEPLYIPDAKNK; from the coding sequence ATGAAAAAGATCGCATTAATTGGCATAATCATCCTTTCATTAAGCTCTTTGGTGCTGGCCGGGCAGACCCTGATCGTGGCCTCCACCATGAGCCCCTACGATACCGGGCTTTACACCGACCTGCTGCCCAAGTTTGAACAGCAGAATGACTGCAAGATCATGTTGTATTCCCTGCCCACCGGCAAGGCCCTGGGCCTGCTGCAGTCCGGGGCGGCCGATGTGGCCATCGTCCACGACCGCAAGGCCGAGGACGCGGTGCTGCTGGCCGGTTTCGGCACAGAGGCCTGGGACCTGATGTACAACGATTTTGTGCTGGCGGGGCCGCTGGACAACCCGGCCGGGATCGACAGCTCGATGCCCGACGTCAAAGCGGCTTTGTCCAAGGTACGGGATTCCAAAACCAGGTTCTATTCCCGGTCCGACATGTCCGGCACCCACCAGAAGGAGATGGCCCTGTGGCAGTCCGCCGGGATAGACCCGATTGACAGCGAGTGGTATTCCGAGACCGGGCTGGGCACGGTCAAGGTCTTAACCAAGGCCAACAAGGACGGGGCCTACACCTTGGCCGACCGGGCCACCTGGCTGACCTACAGCAAGGATTACCCGAACCTTAAGATCGTCTGCCAGCGCGACCAGCTTATGCTTAATTACATCCGGATCATCACCGGGTCTCCGGCCAAATATCCCCACATCAACTACGACCTGGCGGTAAAGTTCGTGAAATTCATGCTCTCGCCCGAAGTGCAGGAGATGATCCGGGTCTCGGGCGTGGATAAATTCGGAGAGCCCCTGTACATTCCCGATGCCAAAAACAAATAA